The DNA region AGAGCAATCACCAGCCTCAAAGCAAGAGTGCGATGGGCGACCAAGGGCCTGCCCATCGCACCTCAACACACCAACATCATAGACAGAAGAAACTGAATCCCCAATGACCTCCCTAGCTGCGAGAGAGCCAGAACCAATCAGTTGTTGAGGAGCCGCCAAAGCAGAAGTAGTAACGAAATGGTGCCTCAAATAATCATTAAGCCAAGGCAAAAAATTGCTCCTAGTTCCAAGGGGAGCAATTATTaataatttgaaattgaaaaacccaattgcaagagaagctGAACCATCCTTAAAAGCAAATCTTGGAGAGGCCAAACcattaaaaactaataaatCATTATTATTAGCCATTAATGGAGAAACGTGGGCCATCTCCCCTGCAACAGAATGAACCGTTTCAATcagtgttataaaactcggctcggaccggccggttgaaCCGGTCCGACCGGGAATCGGTCACCTGAGCGGTTCGAGTCGAGGATCGGATCGGCCATGCAATTGAACCGGTAAGAACCGGAATGACTCGGTCGGTTTACCTCAAAACCTGTGACTCGGTCGGTTTTTTACTGAACCGGAGAGTAGAAAAAAAAACGGCATTCTCTTATCCATTCTCTTTTAACAGATCTGCAACAAAGGTGTGTCATAGAGCTAGGGGTCGTCCTCACCGTGCTTGACCCTAGGTTATCAATTTCCGGCCGTCCAAGGTTGCCACTCTCCTTTCCGGCCGTCACGAGGTTGTCTCTTTCTTGATTTTAACTTCTCTTCACCCACATCGCTTTGCTCCCGCACCTTCATTGTATTCTGTTGCTGCTGCGTATTTGTGTGGCTGCTGTCCActgtttcttttctttagtcacATATATGATATTAgaaattagggttttgtttCCTTGGGCTCTAGCTAAAGTGCGGCCTTCTATTAGACTTTAGATTTACCTGGCCCAAAAACATGATCATATTATTTAAGAGTTTGAATGGGCCTAATATAAAACCAACAATTAGCTAGAGTACTATACAGTCCCTTACTCCCTTTTGCTAAATTAGTGGACAAAAGAAATCTTTTCTGATTTGTAGCAATAACTCAATAAGGTCCCAACGTGCATAATATTACTTTAGGTAGTAAATTATTATGTAAATTATTTTTAGTTTATATAATTCTTGTATGAtggtaataattttaaatttagaaTGTAAATGGCTAATTAGTGttagttttttatattttttaataaaaaccgagtcaaacggttcaaccagtgacccagtggttgaaccaatGACCCATTGACCCAGTTCCCTGACCGAGTCAAtgaccggtccgagtctgataacactggttTCAATTTCCACCGCCTTCGCCTCTTCGATGTCGCTAGAACCAGCGGCGAAATCAGCCAAAACCCGACCTGACGCTCGACTAGAGAAAGCAGCCACCTCCGCGAACAACAGGTCGTCGAAATCACGTTGCACACCAGTGACCTCTCGACTTCCTGCACCAACCAATTCAGGGAAGAGAAACTCATCTGAAATGCGATTCGAAACAGAGCATACGCCACCGACGCCCAAAAGCATCACCTCGGAGTCTAGCAGTGAGCTTTTTTCCGACCTCCCCACCGAGAAACCCTTCACCACATCGCTCTAGGAGCGGCACAAAGAAGACCCTCCTGGAAGAAACTGTCGCCCTTGAGAATCCTTCGCAGTCGCTCTAGGAACAGCTGGAACAGAGCACCTATGTCGAGACCTCCCCTTCATCTTGCCAGAAAAAATTTCAGGTTTAACAGAAAGATAAGCACCTCCCAGTCTGACTCCATCCAATAATTCCATGGCTCTAACTGCATCATCCTTGTGAGCGTACCGAACAAAACCAAAACGGAATTTCCTCCCACTTTTCCTCTTGCGTTGAAGAAAGACATTAGTCAATTTGCCTTGCTGCAGAAATAGCTCCCTTACCTGAAAGTAATCCACTGAGTCTGCTATTCCATCAATGAATAAAGGATAGCAGGGTCGAGCAGAAACCGCAGCAGCCCTGGCCGCCCCATCACAGCCGCCTCCCTGCTCCCCATCATCGTCATCTTCCTTATCAGCATTTGAACCGTCACCATAGGAACCATCGACGGCCAGCATGGAAGCATGAGAAaaagaaaccctagcagagcacatTTTAGCtgactatttatttaataattaacgca from Lotus japonicus ecotype B-129 chromosome 2, LjGifu_v1.2 includes:
- the LOC130736053 gene encoding uncharacterized protein LOC130736053, giving the protein MCSARVSFSHASMLAVDGSYGDGSNADKEDDDDGEQGGGCDGAARAAAVSARPCYPLFIDGIADSVDYFQVRELFLQQGKLTNVFLQRKRKSGRKFRFGFVRYAHKDDAVRAMELLDGVRLGGAYLSVKPEIFSGKMKGRSRHRCSVPAVPRATAKDSQGRQFLPGGSSLCRS